A region of the Nocardia nova SH22a genome:
GGCCGTCACACCGGCGGGCAGGGCGCCCAGGATCGGATGCGAACCGAAGAACTTCGTCACGACCTCGAGTTCGCACACCTCGCCGATGGTGCGGACCATCTCGAGAGTCTCCTCGAGTTCGGCGAGGTTCTCCGGATCGGGCTCACCGGCCGCCAGCTCGGGCACCCCGACGAGGTCGAAGACGTGCTCCTCGTGCGGCTCCAGCTGCGCCGCCGACAACCCGACGACGACCTTCCAGGACGGATGGTCGACCAGGTCGTTGTCGTCGTCGGTGCGGATGAACGCGGCCAGCTCGGCGGGCGAATCGAACCCGTAGAGCTTGTCCTCGTGCCCTAGGAATGCCTCCCACTCGTCGTCACCGTCGCGCCAGCGTGGTGCCCACAGGGTGACCAGATCGCCGTCGGTGAGACCGAGCTCGATCGGGACGATGTCTCCAGAAGCCATGACCGAAAGCCTATCGACCCGTAGCGTGCGGCACTATTCGGCCCGCCCCGCAACGTTTCCCGATTCGGGCGCGGTGAACGCGGAGTTCAGCGTGGCCACCACTTCCGAGCGCTGTTCGCCCGCGTTCTGGGCGGCCTGCTGGCAGGCCCAGATGATCAGCTGGCCCACTTCGGCGGGGGAATGGGAGGTGACATTCTCCGACAGGGTGAGCCCGACCATGGCGCCGTCGCTGTCGACCTCGACCCCGACCGAGCCGTCCTCGGAGGTGAACCGGCCGCGGACGTTCTTGAGGCCGTAGAGCGCGGCCTCCAGGGCCTCGAGCTTCTCCGTCGCCGCGTTGACGAGGGCATCCATTTCCGCGCTCACACTGCGTCCTCTCGGGTCGTTGCGCGATCGGTGTTCATACGGGCCGCATCCAGCTGGTGGGGCCGGTGTCCTCGTCGTCCATGCGGTCGAGTTCGTCGACGGCTTCCTGCCGGGTGGGCAGGCCGAGCTTGCCCAGGATCTCGGGCGGCATCCCGGATTCGGCGAGCAGTTCGCGGCGCCGGGCCTTGGCGACGATGGCCGAACGCTTGGTGAGGCGCAGGATCTCCGCGGCCAGAGCCTGTGCGCCGTAACGGTATTCACTGCGCTCGAATTTGATCTCCACCGGGATGCCCTGGTCGGTGGCTCGCACACTGATGGTGCCGGCGCGATTGGCGCTCGAGGCGACCGTGACGCTCGGGATCTGCTGCTGCTGCTGTTGCTGCTGCGGCCGGCTCATGAAGTCGGCCTGTAGAACCCGTGGAACGCCATTCCCATGTTCTCCGTTCGAATCGGGTCGATCTGTACCGGATCACCGGCCTCGACCATCTGTCCGTTGCCGACGACCATCGCGACATGACCGTCCCAGATGGCCAGGTCGCCGGGCTCCACATCGCCGGGGCTGACCGGGGTGGCGCCCTGGCTCTGATCGCAGGCCAACCGGGGCAGGTCCACACCGGCCTCGCCGTAGGCCCACTTGGTCAGGCCGCTGCAATCGAGTCCGGAGCCCGGAGAGTTGCCGCCCCAGACGTAGGGCGTGCCGCAGGCGCTGATCGCCTTGGTGACCGCGGTGGCGGCCTTCTGGTTGGGCGCCTCGACCTGGCTGCCGTCGGGCAGGGTGATCATGACACCGCCGTGCTTGCCCGGCTTCGTCTCGGACTGGTTCGCGCCGGGCGTCGTCTTTCCGCCGGAATTCGACTTCGAGGAGGTCGACATGCTGGCGGGGCTGGTCATACTGCTCATCATCGAGCCGCCCGACGACAGCAGCCCGCCCATCAGCGAGGAGGCCTGCTGCGCACCGGTGCTCAGCATGGGCGCCGCGGCTGAGGCGGCGGCCACGGGAGTACCGGCCGTCGACGGCGTGGGCGGCGGCGGGGTGAGTTCCGACATGGACGCGGTGTGGGTGTCGAGGTCGGATCGCACCCGTCCGACCACGCCGAGCGCCTGGCCGAAATGATCGATCGCGGAACTCACCACGGTGGCCAGGCCGGGCGGTGTCGTCACCGCCGGACCGAGTGCCTGGACCGAGCCGACGAACGACTGCACGATCCCGTCGAGTTCCTTCTGCCCGGTCTGGACAGTGGCGGCCGCCTGACTGACCACATCCGCCATGTCGTTGCCGCGGTCGGAGATCGAGGCGGCCGAGGTCTGGACCTTCATCGCCTTGTCCATCGCGGCATCGCCACCGCGACCGTTCCAGGCGTTGGTCATCTGATTGATGCTCGAGCTGCCGGCCTGATGGATGCCGTCGAGGTGGGTGGAGACCTGGCGCAGGGCATCGGCCGGGCCGTCGGCGGGCAGGACACCGGAACCGAAGCTGGTGAGCAGGTCGATGAGTGGTTTGGCGAGGACGTCGAGGTCGATCACGCCGGTCATGCGATCTCGCCCTCGATGGCGCTCAGCGTCGCGGCGTGTTCGGCGTCGGTCCCCGCGTAGGCGCCCGCGGCCCCCGCGGCGGCGGCGCCCATACTGCCCATCACGGCGCCCAGCTGGCTGATCCCCGCGACATGCCCGGCGTGGGCGGCGGCGTAGGTGGCGACGAAATCGCCACCGATCAGGCCCATGATCGGACCGAGTAGGAGCGGGTCGGCGCCCGCGGCGTGCGCGGCGGCGAAGCCCATATCCCCGGCCAGGCCCGTAGCTGTGGCACCGTAGGCGGCGACGCCCTCGGTGTCGACCGAGATCTTGTGCATCAACATCCCCCATCGTGCTGGTCTGGTGGCAGATTACGGCATTCGAGTGGTTGGACGCATGCCCCTGCGCAACGGTTCCCTCTCCGAATGCGGAAATCTGCCGCGGGTTCCGATGTCGAACCCGGACAGACCTTATCGTTCCCTCATGCGCACGCACACCGTGGATCACCCGCTCGTGGCCACCCTGTTGACGACGATGCGCGATGCGCGCACGTCCAACGCGGGTTTCCGGGCCGCACTGGCCGACCTGACCGGATTCCTTGTCTACGAG
Encoded here:
- a CDS encoding type VII secretion target, translated to MHKISVDTEGVAAYGATATGLAGDMGFAAAHAAGADPLLLGPIMGLIGGDFVATYAAAHAGHVAGISQLGAVMGSMGAAAAGAAGAYAGTDAEHAATLSAIEGEIA
- a CDS encoding NlpC/P60 family protein translates to MTGVIDLDVLAKPLIDLLTSFGSGVLPADGPADALRQVSTHLDGIHQAGSSSINQMTNAWNGRGGDAAMDKAMKVQTSAASISDRGNDMADVVSQAAATVQTGQKELDGIVQSFVGSVQALGPAVTTPPGLATVVSSAIDHFGQALGVVGRVRSDLDTHTASMSELTPPPPTPSTAGTPVAAASAAAPMLSTGAQQASSLMGGLLSSGGSMMSSMTSPASMSTSSKSNSGGKTTPGANQSETKPGKHGGVMITLPDGSQVEAPNQKAATAVTKAISACGTPYVWGGNSPGSGLDCSGLTKWAYGEAGVDLPRLACDQSQGATPVSPGDVEPGDLAIWDGHVAMVVGNGQMVEAGDPVQIDPIRTENMGMAFHGFYRPTS
- a CDS encoding YbaB/EbfC family nucleoid-associated protein, with product MSAEMDALVNAATEKLEALEAALYGLKNVRGRFTSEDGSVGVEVDSDGAMVGLTLSENVTSHSPAEVGQLIIWACQQAAQNAGEQRSEVVATLNSAFTAPESGNVAGRAE